The Streptomyces tendae genome has a window encoding:
- a CDS encoding MCE family protein, whose translation MTRRRKILGGLLALVVLAAGGLTAASALAPDGVRITAYFDRVIGVYAGSDLRILGVRVGEVESVRPQGTTVRVDLRLDEGVKVPENARAVVVAPSVVADRYVQLTPAHTSGPALADGAVLPASRNRIPVEIDQIYDSITDLADALGPDGANAEGALSGLLRTGAANLDGNGEAIGTGVEEFGKAAKTLDGSSGDLFRTLRSLQTFTTMLKDKDTDVRTAQERLDEVVGFFADNKDDLTGALEELGKALGQVKTFIEDHRGELKENVERLVPITRTLVEQRASLAEALDVAPLAADNVVNAYNPDTRTLDGRANLNEISMGGPLLPLPVTGASATSGGPAAPGKGER comes from the coding sequence ATGACCCGACGCAGAAAGATCCTCGGCGGACTGCTCGCCCTGGTGGTGCTGGCCGCCGGCGGACTGACCGCCGCCTCGGCCCTCGCCCCCGACGGCGTCCGCATCACCGCCTACTTCGACCGCGTCATCGGCGTCTACGCCGGATCCGACCTGCGCATCCTCGGCGTGCGGGTCGGCGAGGTGGAGTCGGTGCGGCCGCAGGGCACCACCGTGCGCGTGGACCTGCGCCTCGACGAAGGGGTCAAGGTCCCCGAGAACGCGCGGGCCGTCGTCGTCGCCCCCAGCGTCGTCGCCGACCGCTACGTGCAGCTCACCCCCGCCCACACGAGCGGCCCCGCCCTCGCCGACGGCGCCGTGCTGCCCGCCTCGCGCAACCGGATCCCCGTCGAGATCGACCAGATCTACGACTCGATCACCGACCTCGCGGACGCGCTCGGCCCGGACGGCGCCAACGCCGAGGGCGCCCTGTCCGGACTGCTGCGGACCGGCGCCGCCAACCTGGACGGCAACGGCGAGGCCATCGGCACCGGCGTCGAGGAGTTCGGCAAGGCGGCCAAGACCCTGGACGGCAGCAGCGGCGACCTGTTCCGCACGCTCCGCAGCCTCCAGACGTTCACCACCATGCTGAAGGACAAGGACACCGACGTGCGCACCGCGCAGGAACGCCTCGACGAGGTCGTCGGCTTCTTCGCCGACAACAAGGACGACCTCACCGGCGCGCTCGAGGAACTCGGCAAGGCCCTCGGCCAGGTGAAGACCTTCATCGAGGACCACCGGGGCGAACTGAAGGAGAACGTCGAGCGGCTCGTCCCGATCACCCGCACCCTCGTCGAGCAACGGGCCTCGCTGGCCGAGGCGCTGGACGTGGCGCCGCTGGCCGCGGACAACGTCGTGAACGCCTACAACCCCGACACCCGCACCCTCGACGGACGCGCGAACCTCAACGAGATCAGCATGGGAGGCCCCCTGCTGCCGCTGCCCGTCACCGGAGCCTCCGCCACGAGCGGCGGGCCCGCGGCCCCGGGGAAGGGGGAGAGATGA
- a CDS encoding MCE family protein has translation MRRGTRTGERAASALGRGVFTTGRVAGLTVGGLIALGLGFTLAVGGIAALPRGFGGIEDLPLPGGADLGDRPYTVTAELGDVLSLVPHSAVRVNDVAVGRVTGIELGDDWSARVTMEINGDVTLPADATARLQQSSLLGEKYIQLVAPRGRSEGGRLTDGSVIPLSRTSRNTEVEEVFGALSLLLNGGGVNQLKTITRELNAALGGREPEVRSMLRRVNTLVTDLDDHREDITDALDAVNRLSSTLAHRKDDVGTVLTGLSPGLKTLERQRGSLLTMLRSLDTLSGVAVSTIDASKDDMIADLKAVAPTLKELADAGADLPDSLQVLVTYPFTDEVLNGVKGDYLNAYLSMVAVPGAQVIPPIDDPRPVPTPSAPSSSKRSRGASPLPLPSVSAPAPTPGADTAPSDPEAGDSR, from the coding sequence ATGAGGCGCGGCACACGGACCGGCGAACGGGCCGCCTCGGCGCTCGGACGCGGCGTCTTCACCACCGGCCGGGTGGCCGGCCTCACCGTCGGCGGACTGATCGCCCTCGGCCTCGGCTTCACCCTTGCCGTCGGCGGAATCGCCGCCCTGCCCCGCGGCTTCGGCGGTATCGAGGACCTCCCGCTGCCCGGCGGCGCCGACCTCGGTGACCGGCCCTACACCGTCACCGCGGAACTCGGCGACGTCCTCAGTCTCGTCCCGCACTCCGCGGTACGGGTCAACGACGTCGCCGTCGGCCGGGTCACCGGCATCGAACTCGGTGACGACTGGTCGGCCCGCGTCACCATGGAGATCAACGGCGACGTCACCCTGCCCGCCGACGCGACCGCGCGCCTCCAGCAGTCCAGCCTGCTGGGCGAGAAGTACATCCAGCTCGTCGCCCCGCGCGGGCGGAGCGAGGGCGGCCGGCTCACCGACGGCAGCGTCATCCCGCTCTCCCGCACCAGCCGCAACACCGAGGTGGAGGAGGTGTTCGGCGCGCTGTCCCTGCTGCTCAACGGCGGCGGCGTCAACCAGCTGAAGACCATCACCCGGGAACTCAACGCGGCGCTCGGCGGCCGGGAACCCGAGGTCCGCTCGATGCTCCGGCGGGTGAACACCCTGGTGACCGACCTCGACGACCACCGTGAGGACATCACCGACGCCCTCGACGCCGTCAACCGGCTCTCCTCGACCCTCGCCCACCGCAAGGACGACGTCGGGACGGTCCTCACCGGGCTCTCACCGGGACTCAAGACGCTGGAGCGGCAGCGCGGCTCCCTGCTGACCATGCTGCGCTCCCTCGACACGCTCTCCGGTGTCGCCGTGTCCACCATCGACGCGAGCAAGGACGACATGATCGCCGACCTCAAGGCCGTCGCGCCGACACTGAAGGAGCTCGCCGACGCCGGCGCGGACCTGCCCGACTCCCTCCAGGTGCTGGTGACCTACCCCTTCACCGACGAGGTGCTGAACGGGGTGAAGGGCGACTACCTCAACGCGTACCTGAGCATGGTCGCCGTGCCCGGGGCGCAGGTGATCCCGCCGATCGACGACCCGCGGCCCGTCCCGACGCCCTCCGCTCCCTCCTCGTCGAAGCGGTCGCGGGGCGCCTCACCGCTGCCCCTGCCCTCCGTGTCCGCGCCCGCGCCCACGCCCGGCGCGGACACCGCACCGTCGGACCCGGAGGCGGGTGACAGCAGGTGA